The following are encoded in a window of Castanea sativa cultivar Marrone di Chiusa Pesio chromosome 5, ASM4071231v1 genomic DNA:
- the LOC142636269 gene encoding 3-isopropylmalate dehydrogenase 2, chloroplastic-like, whose amino-acid sequence MAMASLQLNNAIAKPLFMGMRPSFSYKKNSVGRIRCAATTPSKRYTITLLPGDGIGPEVISVATNVLKLAASLEGIEFDFQEMLVGGAALDSTGLPLPAETLSAAKQSDAVLLGAIGGYKWDKNEKHLKPETGLLQLRAGLQVFANLRPATVFPQLVDASTLKKEVAEEVDLMVVRELTGGIYFGKPRGFSVNENGQEIGFNTEVYATHEIDRIARVAFETARKRRGKLCSVDKANVLEASIFWRKRVMAIASEYPDVELSHMYVDNAAMQLVRDPKQFDTIVTNNIFGDILSDEASMITGSIGMLPSASLGESGPGLFEPIHGSAPDIAGQDKANPLATVLSAAMLLKYGLGEENAAKRIEAAVLDTLSRGYRTGDIYSSGNKLVGCKEMGEEVLKSVDSQVPAPV is encoded by the exons ATGGCAATGGCTAGTCTGCAACTCAACAATGCGATTGCGAAGCCTTTGTTCATGGGCATGAGGCCCTCcttctcttataaaaaaaactcagtGGGCCGAATCAGGTGCGCCGCGACCACACCTTCAAAACGCTACACCATCACTCTGCTTCCTGGTGATGGTATCGGCCCTGAGGTCATCTCCGTCGCCACCAACGTCCTCAAGCTTGCCGCCTCTCTCGAAG gGATTGAATTTGATTTCCAAGAGATGCTTGTGGGTGGAGCTGCCTTGGATTCGACTGGCCTTCCATTGCCGGCTGAGACCCTTTCCGCCGCTAAACAATCCGATGCTGTTTTGCTCGGAGCTATTGGAGG GTACAAGTGGGATAAAAATGAGAAGCACTTGAAGCCAGAGACTGGGTTACTTCAGCTTCGGGCTGGCCTTCAAGTGTTTGCAAATTTGAGGCCCGCAACTGTTTTTCCACAG TTAGTGGATGCTTCAACTTTGAAGAAAGAGGTTGCTGAAGAAGTTGACCTAATGGTTGTAAGAGAGCTTACTGGAG GTATTTACTTTGGAAAGCCAAGGGGTTTCAGCGTCAATGAAAATGGTCAGGAGATTGGCTTCAACACTGAGGTGTATGCTACACACGAG ATTGATCGCATTGCTCGTGTTGCATTTGAGACTGCTCGGAAGCGGAGGGGAAAACTTTGTTCTGTTGACAAAGCCAATGTGTTGGAG GCATcaattttttggagaaaaagagTTATGGCAATAGCCTCAGAATATCCTGATGTTGAACTCTCACACATGTATGTTGACAATGCTGCAATGCAGCTTGTTCGAGATCCAAAACAG TTTGATACAATCGTGACAAACAACATATTTGGCGACATTTTGTCTGATGAGGCTTCAATGATTACGGGAAGTATTGGGATGCTTCCATCTGCCAGTCTTGGTGAATCG GGACCTGGACTGTTTGAACCAATTCATGGTTCTGCTCCTGATATTGCTGGACAG GATAAGGCAAACCCATTAGCAACAGTACTTAGTGCTGCCATGCTTTTGAAGTATGGCCTAGGGGAAGAAAATGCTGCCAAGAGAATTGAGGCTGCAGTCCTGGATACTTTGAGTAGGGGTTATCGAACGGGTGACATATACTCATCTGGAAAT AAATTGGTGGGATGCAAGGAAATGGGTGAAGAGGTACTGAAGTCAGTAGATTCCCAAGTTCCTGCTCCAGTATGA